The Heliorestis convoluta genome includes the window AACGAATGCAATGGAACAAAGCTTCATCGGCTGCCGAAGTTGGTTTACTTCAATAAGCTCTTACAACGGAATGCGTCAAATGGAGATTTTATATCGAGTTATCCTGAGCTAATTCCTAACTGGACAGAACCTGTAGAGAGATGGGTTAAGAATTATCATCAGGCAACGGAGCAGCTGAGTACGGGGTGGGGGCCACGGTAAAAAGGAAGCAATGGTGAAAAAATTAAACTTCTTTTTCTTTGACAAGAAACTTTTTAGGCTTCTGACCTATAAATGTACGATTTTCAGCCTTTCATGATGAGAAAGAGAATATCTTTTTTGAACCTAACGTTACAATTATGGGAGTTTTTGTTGCTGATTTACTGTAGTTATATCAAATATATTGCAAAAACGACATCTTAATTTATTCGTTTCCAATAGTAAGAAATAGCTCTTGTGAAGGGAAAAAGTAGTTCATCAGAATATGAGGGAGGGGTATTTGTGCTTTGCCAAAATGGATCAAATAAGAACTCGGTCGTTAGTTTTGGGTGTCTTTCTGAACAGGATAAACAGTATTGCACCGAACAACGTAACTTGGCATCATACCGTTCAAAGTTTATGCAGGATCGTGATCGTGTTCTATATAGTCGCCCTTTTTTACGTTTAGCAGGTAAAACTCAAGTGTATGGAACTGGTTATGATGATCACGCTCGAAACAGACTAACGCATTCATTAGAAGTAGCCCAAATTTCTAAAACAATAGCATCTGCGTTAAATTTGGAATATGGATCAATAATTAAAATCGATTTAGACCTAGTAGAGGCAATAGCTTTGGGGCACGATATAGGTCATACACCCTTTGGGCATGCCGGGGAGCGAAAATTAGATGAAATCTTGAACTATGAAGACGAAGATATTAACAAGAGACTTGAATTACCATCAAGCCCATGTATAGACCTAATATCAATAATGGATAAAAACAGAGGATTTAAGCATAATTGGCAAAGTGTTCGTATTGTCAATGATTTAAGTCGTGATTTTTATGACTTTAATATGGAATTAAGTTCAATCACTGTTTCAGGAATTTTATTTCACAGTTCTTTAAAATTTACAAAACGGGAAGAACCACCTCAGTTTTACTTGGATAGATACAAAAAACAAATAATAGTAAATCAAGGTAATTATGTCTGGTCTTTAGAGGGTCTGATAGTTGAAATAGCAGATGAAATAGCACAGCGCCATCACGACATCGAAGATGCAATTTCTTGCCATTATTTAACGCCCAAAAAGGTAATTGAATTACTTAAAAACAGCTTAGACGAACTTGAAAAAAGAGACGAGAAGTTTAAAAACAAGGAGATTCCAGATGGCTTTAATAACATATTAGATGAAATATTAAAAGCAAATGATTCTTCAGAAAAAGAACTAGAAGAATACAAGGATACAGACATATTTTTAAGACAAATTTCAAAATATATAGTAAACTGGTTGGTTGCAGATTGTGTGCAAACAACTGCTGAACAATTAAAAGAAGTAATAAAAGATTCTGAAATTCGTGATATGAATATTATCGACGATAAATATGAGTATGAACGTCGTATAAAAAAAGACATTGTCAAGTTATCACCGAAAACAGCTTTTGCTGACAAACTACTACAATATCGTCTAAAGAAAGTAGTATTGAATTCAAGAAATGTTCAACGTATGGATAACCGAGGTAGTTTCATTATAAGGAAACTCGTATTAGCATATATAACTTCGCCCCAGCAAATGCCTGACAAAACCATATTTTCTTTGTTTCGGGAATATGTAAAGAACTTTTACAATGAACACATGAGTGAAATTGAAAAAGAATGTAATAGATATTTATTTAAAGATGCTGCTGATGCACGGAATGCCCTAGACTACTGTTTGAACGACGAAAAGAGTACAGAGATTATCTTTTCCAAGGAGCACAAAGTGTCTCTTGATAAAACCAAGTTTAAACTGTCTTTACTTCGGGTTATAGCTGACTATATTGCTGGAATGACTGATTCTTATGCTGAAAAAGAATACAGAAAACTCTACGCGATTGATCACGATATTGAGGCATAATTGCTGTAAACAAGGAATTTTATCAGAGGGACTACCGAGGACAACACTCTTCAAGAGTCAAGTTCTTCTTAAAATCAGTCTTTTGATTAAAAGAAAAACTTCCTAGAACCATGCCTCTAGGAAGTTTTTCTTTTTTTATGCTATGTAAAACTTCTTAGAACCCGTAAAATAAGCATAGAAAAAAACTTCCTAGAACCCGGCAATAAAAGGAGCATTCGACTATGTTTAACGAGTGGTTACCGACAACAAGAAGGAAAAAACATTAAAACGATTCAGTCCTACAATCGTAAGCGGTTAATAATCGGGTGCATTGAAGTAAAAACCCCAGTACGATACCATATAATCGTACTGGGGTTAAATTTCATGTTCGTTAATTTGTCTTGTGGCAATAAGCCGGCAATTTATCAGACCATGGCATAAAGTCCTCTAGCAGTTCAGGGTTGGCCTTGAAGTCTAGCTCTGGAAGCTTGCTGAAGATATGTACCAGATACATGTACACATTAAGATTATTTCTCTTTGCTGTTTCCACAATACTGTAAACGACAGCACTGGCATTAGCTCCTTTTTTCGTGTCTGAAAAGCCAAGCCTTGCGGCCAATCACAAAGGGCTGAATGGCATTTTCGGCACGAAATTTTCATATAAGTTAATCTTCATTTTTAGAATACGCGATTATAGTGTTATGGTTTGCGATGGATGGCATTGGAAATGTAAGATAAGTCAATCAAACAATACTATTAAAAAAGTGGTTGGTTCTGTTGAACCGCCACCAAATGGAGATGCTGATATTAAAGAATTGCTGATTGAAATGGAAGCAGAGATAAATGACAAATATGGTCACGAGATTTATCGTTGTGCTAAATGTGGAGAGTTTTACGAAAGGTTTTATCTAAGGTTGAACTTTAGCGAAGGGAGCTATGAAGTAGCTTATAAAAAAATGTTCAACAGCCTTCCAGATATTGAATCATTAAAGATAAAAGGCATTGTTTTCGGTATGTCGCACAAACACTGCCGACTGATTGTCAGTACAAGTCAGACGTTTTTAAATGGCAAGGGGCTCCGCCCGCATCTTCGAGGCCCATTAACAGATGTTAGTCTTGAATGGGTAGGTCATTTAGGTGGTGAGTAGCTTTGTGTTTTGTGGCTCACAATCTCCAAAAAGGTGGCTCATTTTTTCCAGAGAAGTGGCTCTCTCACCACCAAAATAACGGTGCTCTGGAACCGTAATATGCAAGAAAGTATGAAAAGATTCGATAAAAGGTTAAGATGATCTATGTACTCGTTTTAAAAATTTTATGAATTGAATAATCGTATATGAGTGTTATAATCAGTGTAAACCTTAGCTCTTAAATGTCTTTAGATTGATTAAGGCAAAAATTTATCTATCTTGATAAATACCGATGTAAAGTAGAAGTGGATAAAAGGGAGACGAATAATAATGGTAGAAAAGTTTACTACTCAAAAAATAAATGAAGTGAAAAAATTAAATGTTGATAAAAAGATAAAAAATAAAGAACACAAAGAAGTTGTTGATTCATATTGCATAAATGAAAAATATGCTATAAAAAACCTAGAATGTTTTTTATATAGTTTTTATAGCCTTGTAGAAGAACATAAGTATGCTGAATACTGTGAAAAAGCAATTGCTATTATAAAAGAACTAGACTGTTTATATAACAAAGAAGATTTTTCATCTTATGAAATAGATAAAAAAAAGAACTTGCAAATTAAAGAACTATTTTTTATTAACGTTTTAGATAAGGATGAATTTGACCATTGGTTGAGAAAAATTATCTTAAAATATAATCTAGCAGAAAAAAACGAAGAATTTGATATAGTATTAAAGGATTGTGATTACGTATTACAAAGGTTTGAGCCTCTTGCTAATAAAGATAAATCAAGTATTTTACAATATAAAGGTAAAATATTAAATAAAAAAGGCTCTTATAAACAAGCCCTAGATAATCTTAATAGTGCTTTAAAATTATTTCCTAATAAAAACGTAGAAGTTGATATTGCAAATGCTTTATATAGTATTTCAATAGAAAAAGTTAAAACAGGTGACCTAGAAGAAGCTTTTGAATATAGCTTGAATGTGTTGGAGTTAGATGGTTTTTACAACTGGACTGTTTTTCATGAACAGTGCAATAACGTAAAAAATATAATTTCTCTGCTTTATGAAAAATATGCTGATAGTAAACAAATATTTCAAATGCAAAGAATTTTTTTAAAACTAGTTGAGTTTCTTGAAAAAAATCATACGAATCCTACGCAAATAAAAAAACAATTTAATATATGCTTTGAAGATAAACATAAACCACCTTTTCTTAAAGGTAATTCTGTTAAAGAAATTTTTTTGTATGACATGAAAATAAAAGAGCTAATAAATATTTACGTTAAGCTTAATATGGAAGAAAAAATCAAGGAGATTTTTAAAGAAATTTCTTCTTCTAAATTGGAAAAAACTATACCAACATATTATTATTTTGAGTGCTTAGATACGGCTATAGAAATTGATCCAGTTAACTATACTTACTATATAAGCTTAAAAGTAAAAAGCTATCAAGAAAAAATATTTAATTGTTATGAAGAAATAATACGCAAATTCAATATATATAACGATGAAATTTTAGATAAATATAATGAAGAAGTTTTAATGAGGGAGAAAGAGTTGCAGTCGAAAAGGCAACTTACGAATTTAATAGACATATGGCTATTAATGAAGGTGAACTTTCTTACGAAGACGGTAATGATACTTACTTAGACTTAGGATATGCTAATGGTTATACAATGATGAAAGAAGAGTTGGAACAACAACAAATAAAAGGGATAGAAAGTGTTATACAAGCATATGAAAATATCATATCTATGATAAGTAAAGATAGTAGTTTTGGAACCGAAAAAGATTTAAAGAATTATATAGATAACTTGATAGATTTATACACCAAGTATATTAATCATGTCATCGAGGAAGATAGTATACAAAATCATGAAAATGCAATTTCTTATTGTGAAAAAGCAATAGAATTAGATAAGAACAGGCAAGATCGGTTTTTTGAAAATTCAAAAGAAAAGCTGCTCAATAGAATGTTAAAGGTGTTTACACATTCTGATGATATTGATTTTTTCAAAGATTTCTATGAAATTAACGATATTGAAGTTATTATAGATCGTCTAATTAGGTTAAATCCTCAAAAGCAATATTATCACATAGTAAAAGGAGATATTTATAAATTTAAGATTGATGAATTTATTGAAAAATATTTAGGACATAGCAATGGCTATAATTATAGAAGTGTTGCGGGTTCAGGTTATATAGAAATAGATGAAAAATTTTCAATGAGTAGAATACCTAAAAAGATGATAGAAATGGCTCTAGATAGCTATAATACTGCTATTTCAATTGATAGTTGTGATTTTACTGCAAACAAAAAGAAGTTAACGTTTTTAGTTAATTTAGGTATGCATCAAGAAGCTCTGGAACAATGTATCGTTACTTTGAGATTATGTAAAAAATTTAAAGAACTTACTATCAATAATCACGATACCAACTGTGACTTAACAAATGAACTTAATAAACTATCAACACTTGAACGACATCTTCTTTATAAAATATCCGATTTCTACAGTAAAAATTTACCACTAGAATAAAATACGCTAGAAAAAAAGTTGACCACCCTGACCATAAAACTTGCAAGCTGGAGTTGTCAAGACACAAGTAAAGGCAAGTAGAAAAGGATGATCAAGGTAGACACATATAAGCATATCAAAGATCTTCACATTAAAGAACGAAGTCAATTCGGTTTAGCAACAGCAAAGCTTTTTACGTCTGGTTTTACCCACATCAGAGGCAAGAAGAATTTTTGCGCGGCCTGGTAAAGTCTTTTCAGGAAGACTTTACCATCGAGGGTCCGACCCCGCGACAATTCAGAAACAATTATGAATATTTAGAAATTTTAACACAAAAGAAGTAGGAAAGGTATCTACCGGGAAATAAAGCCCAGTAGGTACCTTTTTATTGAGGCTAGGTTTGAGTCACCATCTATAATCCCCAATAAAATCTCATGAGATCATTTCAAAGGGAAAGGGCAGTCAGGTGTTGAAAAAGAATCTAAAAGCTTCAAAAGATAGAGGTGCTTTCCTATGAAAAAACTCCTCCACGTAATCCATAACCCCGAAAAAGATCGTTGGCAGAACCGCAATCAAGAAGCTTTTGAAGAGCTTTTCGGTGCTGGTAGTGGTCGTTATCCTGAGCGAGCCAAGAGCGCTTTCACATTACGAGCGCCTGAATTTAGCGGTGGCAGTGGCGTCCCTTTTGCAGCTTATATTCACCCGAACAATCCTGATACGGGCGCTTACGGCGGTATGAGTTTTGTTCTTTTTCCCATACCGGACGGACCGGCGCTACTCGCTATGGTTGTCGGAACGCAAGGGCTAAGTCCTGATGAAGAAGTCTTAGGTCGACCGGGCCACAGTCGTAAAGTAAAAGCGATATGTGCCTGGCTCAATAAAAAGTATGGACAAGGCAAAATGGTAGCATGGGCCAAAGAAGATCCGGTACGAACCGATCTAGATATCCCCAATCATATTAAGCAAAGTTTTCATCTTTATCACGATGCTTTTAAGCGCTATGGTAAAGTGATTTATGGCTTTTTTGCACCTCAAGAAGATCAAAAGATGACAGAAGAAGCACTCAAAGCTTTTCTCGATCTATTATTAGAAGAGCGAGGGCAAGGTCTTCTTAAAGGAAGCCAAAAAGATGGAGAGACGATTCGGGAAGCGTACTTTTCTCACCTTATGGCGCCTGTGAATGAAAACGAAGTTCTCGATTTGTTACGAAAAAAACGCTTTGTTATCTTACAAGGTCCACCGGGCACAGGTAAAACGCGGATGGCTCGAAACATTGTAGAAAGATTTTATGATCATCACGGTACAACTGTTCAATTTCACCCCAACACGACCTATGAAAACGTTATCGGCGGTCTGGCTCCTCTACAATCTGATGAAGGATTGGGCTTTCGCTTTGCACCGCAGAAAGGTTTTTTAATGAAAGCAGCTGAAATAGCGGCTCAAGACCCAACAAGGTCTTATCTTTTACATATTGATGAAATCAATCGCGCTGATCTTTCCAAAGTGCTTGGTGAAGCTTTGTATCTTTTAGAAGCGCAGGAAGTTAGGTCAAGGCAGTTAGAACTTCCTTATGATTTCGGATCGCCTTTTGGGAATCGCTTAACTCTACCTCAGAATCTACATATTATCGGTACGATGAACAGTGCCGATCGAAGCATTGCTATTGTTGATATTGCCGTTCGTCGTCGTTTTGCTTTTGTAAAAATGTGGCCCCAAATGGCTGTTGTCCAAAAGTACGGTTGTCCTTTAATGATACAAGCTTACCGTGAATTGTTGTCACTTTTTATTGAACAAGCCAGTGATGATGCGTTGGAATTGCTACCGGGGCATTCTTATTTTCTAGAATCGAATGAAGAGGTAGCTGCAAAAGCTCTTCAAGTTACACTTGTACCGCTACTCGAAGAATATATTGCCCAGGGCTATGTAGCAGGCTTTGCTGATTCCGTTCGTGCTTACATCCAGTGGGTGAACAGTCTCCGATGACAAGAAAAAAAGGCCTTTCAGAGGCAAATTGTTTTGAAGCTATTAATTCTTCGACTTTTTCAGTACCTGCAACCTTTTTGATTCGTGGTGACTCTGTTCGAGATCCACAGTCTCAAGGGGCTCGATTGGCCCATCATTTTCTAGAGCAAAATCGCGGAATTCTCTCGAATTTTGCTGTGCAAAGTGATATCCATTATGATGGACGCGCTGTACAACTGCGCTTTCAGACAGGTACGCAGATCGGGGCTTTTCCATTGTTATCGCCAACGACGAGCAAACCTGATTATGGCCTTGTCATCAAACCTCGTTTTGGTTGGAGTGGCATCGGTCCTTTGCTCGCTCAGATGGGTTGGCGTGTCTTACCGTCTCCGCTAAAGCTTCCTTTGTTACGTCAATCGGAACGAAAAGTACCGCCTTGGGTTTTATCATCGGTTATTTTACATCGCATTAAGGCTCTTTTAGGTCAAGTTGATCGGACTTTTGATTATGTAGAAAGATGTACCGGCTCCTAAAGGAACGGTGCAGTGGTCTCGCTATGTTACATCGAAGATGACCAAGGGGCAGTTCTTGCAAGTGCCTTGTCGCTATCCGGAGTTGCAAGAAGATCGAGAATTGAAGTCCATGATTCATTATACTTTGCGCAGGCAGCTTGCTTCACTGGAAAGCCAGCGTTCCATGGGCTTAGTTGTTCTGCAGTTGATAGATTTATGTCAGGGTCTTATCGAAAAGGTGCGAACGGTGCCACCACTGCCAGCGTCTTCTTTGAAAGTGCAAGAATGGTACGGCAATGCTATGAAGCCGGAGCTTTTTCGGGATGGTTTGCAAGCGATGGAGTGGACTGTTGAAGAACGAGGTTTGGCGGGATTGGGCGATTTGCAAGGAATACCTTGGATGATGGCCATGGAAAACTTTTTCGAAGCCTGGGTGGAAACGGTGATGACGAAAGTGGCTCGCTCTATGGGCGGTCAGCTACGAGTCGGTCGGAAGAGAGAATCTCTGGTGCCGTTACATTGGGATCCGCCGTATCAGGGCTCCCAACGTTTTTTATTGCCTGATCTGGTTCTGGAAAGAGAAGATCGAACGATTATCGTAGATGCCAAGTATAAGCGCCATTGGGAAGAACTAAGTCATCAAAAGTGGAGCCACCTAGGAGATGGTATGCGAGAAAGCCATCGCCATGATCTATTGCAAATCTTAGCGTATGCTTCGATTTCTCCTAACAAAAATACGACTTGTTGTCTCGCCTATCCATGCCAGGAGGAGACTTATCGATCGCTGAAGCAGCGAGGTCGGTTGTTCCATAAAGCGAGAGTGGCCCATGGAGATAGGGCTGTTGATCTTGCCTTGGTGGCGTTGCCTTTGTCGGCGCAGTCTTTTGAATCCGTGGTGCAAGATTTGACGGGGTTGTTGAGGGATTCTTAATCTAATGATTTCAGAGGTACCTAAACAACCTAGAAGGGGAACAACTGGAGGAGATAGCCATGGAGAACCCGGCCATAAAAAAAGCCCTCACCATAGAACAAGCCTTCATGAAAAGCAAAATCGAACGCCGAATCTACGAACTAAGAGAAAAAGCAGTGCGCGACGAAATATCCGCTTTAGCCGGAGCTAAAGAAGAAGGTCTTCAACAAGGTCACCAAAAAGCAGTACGGGAAAATACCATAGCCGCCCTTAGAGCTGGTCTCGATGTTAACCTCGTAGCTCAGATCACGGGATTAGATATAGAAGAAGTGCAAAAACTAAAAGAAGATTTGAACAAACAAAGCATAACAACAAAAACGTAAGTGTAAAAGAATCCCCACCCTGTTTTCAAGGTGGGGATTCTTTATGCTTACGTATCAAAGCAAGAGCAAGCAACAAAGAAAAATAAACCGAGGAGCCCGTTCTGAAGAATTTGTATGGTTCTTATACAAAATTCGACAAGGTTTTTGCCATGTCAGTTGTGGTGTGGTGTGCAACTCCCATCCCATAATCAGCGTGCTTTATCTACTGATTTCTACTGACCGACTTCCCTTTGTTCCTTGCTCGGTGGTGCTGGTGGCGGTACATTCCTTTTGTATTGTGTAGCCTCTTCCACTGAACCATATAGTATTTTGCGGATGGTTTGCCGGGAAAGCCCTGTTTCCCTAGAAATATATCGAATTGACTTGCGTTCCTTAATGTGAAGATCTTTGATATACTTATATGTGTCCACCTTGATCATCCTTTTCTACCTGCCTTTGCTGTTGTCTCGTCAACTCCAGCTTAGCAGGTTTGATGGTCAGGGTGGTCAACTTTTTTTTCTAGCGTTTTTTATTCTAGTGGTCAATTTTTATTATAGCGATTGCATCAGATGATGTGGAGTCGAATGAACCTTTTTTTAACCCCAAAGACTCTGTGGAAAAAAATGCAAGAAGATTTATTGATGATTTTTTCCTTATTCAATCATCAATACCACTGATCTTTTTATGAGGATGCTTGTAAAAAAATAAACAAAAAGCATTTTCTGGGAATAAAACCCATGAATATGCTTTTTGACTTTAAATACACTGCACAAAACATCGAGTGCCTACAAAAAAACCATCCTGGTAGCCTCGCAATAAAAGACTAACAGCAACAACAGAGCTGACCTGCTACGAAAATGACTGGAATCGAAGAAGATAGATTGTCTAAATTACCATTATATAGAAACAAAAAATTAATTGTGATATAATTAATTACAAAAACACAAGCCTATCCCCATCCCACCATATGGAAATTACAAACAATTCTATAACAATAAAGTTAGAAGAAACTGAAGCCATGAAACGTACAAGCAGAAAAAAGAATTCTAAAAGAAGAGGCAGATGTCAAAATGACAAAACTAAGAAGCAACCTAAAAGAAATCAAAGCAATCAACCGTACCAACGACTACGCCTTTAAAAGAATATTCGGCTCCGAAGAAGGCAAGGAAGTACTCATCAACTTTCTTAACGCAGTACTGCAACTCTCAGCGCCAAAAGAAATCAAAACTATAGAACTCCTAGACCGAGAAATCGAACCTACCTACTTATTAGACCGAGGAGCCCGTCTAGACGTATTGGCCAAAACAGCAAAAGGAATCCTAATCAACATAGAAGTACAAATAGGCAACCAATACAACATAGACAAAAGAACCCTCTACTACTGGGCTGGCCTCTACCACGGTCAACTTACCCAAGGTCAACAATTCAAGGAACTGAGAAAAACAATAACCATAAACATCATAGCCTTCGACTGGTTTACCGATGAAACCCGCTACCACCACAAATTCCACATCCAAGAAGCCGAGACAAAACAAATCCTCAATGACGACCTAGAAATTCACTTCCTTGAATTAAAAAAAGCCAAAAAACTAAAACGAAAACCCCAAAAAACCCTAGAAGCATGGCTCATGTACCTAAACAACCTAGAAGGGGAAGAACTGGAGGAGATAGCCATGGAGAATCCGGCCATAAAAAAAGCCATCACTATAGAACAAGCCTTCATGAAAAACAAAATCGAACGCCGAATCTACGAACTAAGAGAAAAAGCAGTGCGAGACGAAATATCCGCTTTAGCCGGAGCTAAAGAAGAAGGAAGAGCCGAAGGAAAAGCCGAGGGTAAAGCAGAAGGTGTCCAAGATTCAATATGCAAGTACCTAGAAGCTAGGTTTGGAAAAGCATCGCTTGAAGTGCAAAAAAAGTTGAGAACCATAGATGATCTAGAAAAACTGAACTCGATCATAAATAAAATCTATAAACAAGATACCATAGAAGAAATAAGGGATCTACTTAGCTAAAAGATATAGGAAAGGCACCTACTGCTCGCATGGTTGTTGCTCGGCCTGGATAAGCCTTCCAAGTCAGTCTCATCCAGCAGGGGTCTGGCCCCGCGACAATTCAGAAACAATTATGAATATTCAGAATTCATAATACATAAGAAGTATGAAAGGTACTTACTGGGAAATAAAGCCCAGCAGGTACCTTTTTTAGTTAAGAGGACCGCGCAAAATAACATTTGACGAGGTAAGAACAAATGCTAACAAAAAACTACGCAAAAAATTCCATTACTGCTACAATAAAAGAAAAAGCTTGTATAAAGAAAGACAATCAACCAAATAAAAAAGAAAAAACATTTCAAGAACAGGTATTCCATAAAGGTAAAATATATGATAAAATTCAAATAAATAGAAAAAAGCCGCATTCTAAACATAAAAGCCAAAGACAATCATGTTCATCATCATAACATAGAAATTCAACTTCGCAATAACTATGACATGGGGAATCGAAGCGTCTACTACAATGCCCGCATGTTTTACGTACCCGCCTGGGTACAACCGAAAATTCCACACAATGATATCGCATAGAACGTCCACGAATAAAAGCGGCACAAGCTCAAAAAAAGGCAGGTGAAAAAATGGTAAAGAAAAAAACCCTTCCCGAAGAAATGAAAGCAATCAATCGCATCAACGACTATGCCTTCAAAAGAATATTCGGCTCCGAAGAAGGCAAAGAAGTACTTATCAACTTTCTCAACGCAGTACTGCAACTTCCAGCCTCAAAAGAAATCAAAACCATAGAACTCCTAGACCGAGAAATCGACCCCACTTACTTACTAGACCGAGGAGCCCGCCTAGATGTATTAGCCAAAACAGTACAAGGAACCCTAATCAACATAGAAGTACAAATAGGCAACCAATACAATATAGACAAAAGAACTCTCTACTACTGGGCTGGCCTCTACCACGGTCAACTAACCCAAGGCCAACAATTCAAGGAACTGAAAAAAACAATAACCATAAACATAATAGCCTTTGACTGGTTTCCGGATGAAACCCGCTACCATAATAAATTCCACATCCAAGAAGTCGATACAAAACAATTACTTAAC containing:
- a CDS encoding deoxyguanosinetriphosphate triphosphohydrolase family protein translates to MLCQNGSNKNSVVSFGCLSEQDKQYCTEQRNLASYRSKFMQDRDRVLYSRPFLRLAGKTQVYGTGYDDHARNRLTHSLEVAQISKTIASALNLEYGSIIKIDLDLVEAIALGHDIGHTPFGHAGERKLDEILNYEDEDINKRLELPSSPCIDLISIMDKNRGFKHNWQSVRIVNDLSRDFYDFNMELSSITVSGILFHSSLKFTKREEPPQFYLDRYKKQIIVNQGNYVWSLEGLIVEIADEIAQRHHDIEDAISCHYLTPKKVIELLKNSLDELEKRDEKFKNKEIPDGFNNILDEILKANDSSEKELEEYKDTDIFLRQISKYIVNWLVADCVQTTAEQLKEVIKDSEIRDMNIIDDKYEYERRIKKDIVKLSPKTAFADKLLQYRLKKVVLNSRNVQRMDNRGSFIIRKLVLAYITSPQQMPDKTIFSLFREYVKNFYNEHMSEIEKECNRYLFKDAADARNALDYCLNDEKSTEIIFSKEHKVSLDKTKFKLSLLRVIADYIAGMTDSYAEKEYRKLYAIDHDIEA
- a CDS encoding McrB family protein gives rise to the protein MKKLLHVIHNPEKDRWQNRNQEAFEELFGAGSGRYPERAKSAFTLRAPEFSGGSGVPFAAYIHPNNPDTGAYGGMSFVLFPIPDGPALLAMVVGTQGLSPDEEVLGRPGHSRKVKAICAWLNKKYGQGKMVAWAKEDPVRTDLDIPNHIKQSFHLYHDAFKRYGKVIYGFFAPQEDQKMTEEALKAFLDLLLEERGQGLLKGSQKDGETIREAYFSHLMAPVNENEVLDLLRKKRFVILQGPPGTGKTRMARNIVERFYDHHGTTVQFHPNTTYENVIGGLAPLQSDEGLGFRFAPQKGFLMKAAEIAAQDPTRSYLLHIDEINRADLSKVLGEALYLLEAQEVRSRQLELPYDFGSPFGNRLTLPQNLHIIGTMNSADRSIAIVDIAVRRRFAFVKMWPQMAVVQKYGCPLMIQAYRELLSLFIEQASDDALELLPGHSYFLESNEEVAAKALQVTLVPLLEEYIAQGYVAGFADSVRAYIQWVNSLR
- a CDS encoding 5-methylcytosine restriction system specificity protein McrC, with amino-acid sequence MQWSRYVTSKMTKGQFLQVPCRYPELQEDRELKSMIHYTLRRQLASLESQRSMGLVVLQLIDLCQGLIEKVRTVPPLPASSLKVQEWYGNAMKPELFRDGLQAMEWTVEERGLAGLGDLQGIPWMMAMENFFEAWVETVMTKVARSMGGQLRVGRKRESLVPLHWDPPYQGSQRFLLPDLVLEREDRTIIVDAKYKRHWEELSHQKWSHLGDGMRESHRHDLLQILAYASISPNKNTTCCLAYPCQEETYRSLKQRGRLFHKARVAHGDRAVDLALVALPLSAQSFESVVQDLTGLLRDS
- a CDS encoding tetratricopeptide repeat protein translates to MVEKFTTQKINEVKKLNVDKKIKNKEHKEVVDSYCINEKYAIKNLECFLYSFYSLVEEHKYAEYCEKAIAIIKELDCLYNKEDFSSYEIDKKKNLQIKELFFINVLDKDEFDHWLRKIILKYNLAEKNEEFDIVLKDCDYVLQRFEPLANKDKSSILQYKGKILNKKGSYKQALDNLNSALKLFPNKNVEVDIANALYSISIEKVKTGDLEEAFEYSLNVLELDGFYNWTVFHEQCNNVKNIISLLYEKYADSKQIFQMQRIFLKLVEFLEKNHTNPTQIKKQFNICFEDKHKPPFLKGNSVKEIFLYDMKIKELINIYVKLNMEEKIKEIFKEISSSKLEKTIPTYYYFECLDTAIEIDPVNYTYYISLKVKSYQEKIFNCYEEIIRKFNIYNDEILDKYNEEVLMREKELQSKRQLTNLIDIWLLMKVNFLTKTVMILT
- a CDS encoding Rpn family recombination-promoting nuclease/putative transposase, which codes for MTKLRSNLKEIKAINRTNDYAFKRIFGSEEGKEVLINFLNAVLQLSAPKEIKTIELLDREIEPTYLLDRGARLDVLAKTAKGILINIEVQIGNQYNIDKRTLYYWAGLYHGQLTQGQQFKELRKTITINIIAFDWFTDETRYHHKFHIQEAETKQILNDDLEIHFLELKKAKKLKRKPQKTLEAWLMYLNNLEGEELEEIAMENPAIKKAITIEQAFMKNKIERRIYELREKAVRDEISALAGAKEEGRAEGKAEGKAEGVQDSICKYLEARFGKASLEVQKKLRTIDDLEKLNSIINKIYKQDTIEEIRDLLS